One window of Thiomicrorhabdus lithotrophica genomic DNA carries:
- the glcF gene encoding glycolate oxidase subunit GlcF, giving the protein MQTQIPKDLLATETGQTADKILRSCVHCGFCLSSCPTYGLLGDELDSPRGRIYLIKSVLEGNDVSHNTLAHLDRCLTCRSCETTCPSGVEYGHLLDIGREMAEEKSSRNPVQRLLRYSVRKSLTTPWFFNLVIKAIPFLRHSTAVQYTVDELALQQNLKDQKEALKSSVLLISGCVQPALAPNINQSSIKVLNRLALNVIETPQELCCGAVDHHLSGNKDALKKVKTNIDAWCRYLDQGVQAIISNASGCGLMIKDYPHLMRADAEYAHKAKRIAEHTFDIAEFLSKQDLSIFTHYKNQKVTFHSPCTLQHGQKLPGLVEDILRRLGYRITHVNDSHLCCGSAGTYSIFQPKLSKQLRDNKLNNLLDENPKMIVTANIGCLMHLQKGTKVPVKHWIELLSTHY; this is encoded by the coding sequence ATGCAAACTCAAATACCTAAAGATTTATTAGCCACTGAAACAGGACAAACCGCAGATAAAATTTTACGTTCCTGTGTGCACTGTGGATTCTGCTTATCTTCATGCCCTACTTACGGTTTATTAGGAGATGAACTCGATTCACCACGTGGCCGAATCTATTTAATTAAAAGCGTTTTAGAAGGCAATGATGTTAGTCATAATACATTAGCACATTTAGACCGCTGCTTAACCTGCCGGTCTTGTGAAACCACTTGCCCATCAGGTGTTGAATATGGTCATCTATTGGATATTGGCCGAGAAATGGCCGAAGAGAAAAGCTCTCGAAATCCAGTTCAACGCTTGCTTCGGTATAGCGTTCGTAAAAGCTTAACCACACCTTGGTTCTTTAACTTAGTGATTAAGGCCATACCGTTTTTACGCCACTCTACAGCAGTACAATACACTGTTGATGAACTTGCCTTACAGCAAAACCTTAAAGACCAAAAAGAGGCACTAAAATCTAGCGTATTGCTTATTTCAGGTTGTGTTCAACCTGCATTAGCACCCAATATTAACCAGTCCAGTATAAAAGTTTTAAATCGTTTAGCCTTAAACGTTATAGAAACACCACAAGAACTATGTTGCGGCGCGGTAGATCATCACCTCTCAGGTAATAAAGACGCTCTAAAAAAAGTTAAAACCAATATTGATGCCTGGTGTCGTTATTTAGATCAAGGTGTGCAGGCCATTATCTCTAACGCCAGTGGTTGTGGGCTGATGATTAAAGACTACCCGCATTTAATGCGAGCAGATGCCGAGTATGCCCATAAAGCGAAACGTATCGCTGAACATACCTTTGATATTGCGGAGTTTTTAAGCAAACAAGACTTATCTATCTTTACGCACTATAAAAATCAAAAAGTAACCTTTCATTCGCCTTGTACTTTGCAACACGGACAGAAGTTACCAGGCCTGGTAGAAGATATTTTACGCCGTTTAGGTTATCGCATTACTCACGTAAACGACTCTCACCTATGTTGTGGTTCTGCTGGAACTTACTCTATTTTTCAACCTAAGCTATCTAAACAACTGCGTGATAACAAACTCAACAACTTACTTGATGAAAACCCCAAAATGATTGTAACAGCTAACATTGGTTGCTTAATGCATTTGCAAAAAGGCACAAAAGTCCCTGTAAAACATTGGATTGAACTGCTTTCAACCCATTATTAA
- a CDS encoding sensor domain-containing diguanylate cyclase, with the protein MNLNISSSTQIKIFGVILGVLVVSVFATLQHIMIFGVIKPNAYIIPAIVGSLSGFFIATWFSKLIEAKKEVENSHNRLKMILEGTEIGLWDWNPQTNDVKFDEQWCQLLGYSLEEIEPHFNSWESRVHPDDLQQCYKDIERYMNGETEFYSNVHRMKHKDGHWVYILDRGQIVEHDENNQPISFTGTHTDITHLKEVEQELEDSNKKLKRLTLIDGLTGLSNRRALQEYLIKEWAHWQRQQTPFSILMIDLDCFKDFNDTYGHVAGDDCLKQVANVLSTNVKRTNDIAARFGGEEFLIMLSGINSRDAIKIAEEIRTDIQNLAIPHSTSCCYSTVTVSIGVSSCDSDKPCDSYQHTIEEADKALYQAKEQGRNQTALYQY; encoded by the coding sequence ATGAACCTTAATATCAGTAGCAGCACTCAGATAAAAATATTTGGCGTCATTTTAGGTGTTTTAGTCGTCAGTGTTTTTGCCACACTTCAACACATTATGATATTTGGTGTCATCAAGCCTAACGCTTATATTATCCCTGCCATAGTAGGTAGCTTGTCGGGGTTTTTTATAGCTACTTGGTTTAGTAAGCTAATTGAGGCAAAAAAAGAAGTTGAAAACAGTCACAACCGTTTAAAAATGATTTTAGAAGGGACTGAAATAGGCTTGTGGGACTGGAATCCTCAAACTAATGATGTGAAGTTTGATGAACAATGGTGCCAATTATTAGGCTATAGCTTAGAAGAGATTGAACCCCATTTCAATTCCTGGGAAAGTCGTGTTCATCCAGACGACTTACAACAATGCTATAAAGATATAGAGCGCTATATGAATGGCGAAACCGAATTTTATAGCAATGTACACCGTATGAAACATAAGGATGGTCACTGGGTTTACATTCTAGACAGAGGGCAAATTGTCGAGCACGATGAAAACAATCAACCCATTAGTTTTACCGGAACGCACACTGATATAACCCACCTTAAAGAGGTCGAACAGGAGCTAGAAGACTCCAATAAAAAGCTAAAACGACTCACTTTAATTGATGGCCTTACTGGTTTAAGTAATCGTCGTGCTTTGCAAGAATATTTAATAAAAGAGTGGGCTCATTGGCAGCGCCAACAGACTCCATTCAGTATATTAATGATTGATCTCGACTGTTTTAAAGATTTTAATGACACTTATGGCCATGTGGCTGGCGACGATTGTTTAAAACAAGTAGCCAATGTCTTAAGTACAAATGTAAAACGTACGAACGATATAGCCGCACGCTTTGGCGGTGAAGAGTTCTTAATTATGTTATCTGGTATAAACAGTCGCGATGCGATAAAAATTGCAGAAGAAATTCGTACCGATATTCAAAACTTAGCCATTCCACACTCTACCTCTTGTTGTTACTCTACTGTCACTGTATCAATAGGTGTCAGTAGTTGCGACAGCGACAAACCTTGTGATTCCTATCAACACACTATTGAAGAAGCCGATAAAGCCCTTTACCAAGCCAAAGAACAAGGCCGTAATCAAACTGCGTTATATCAATATTAA
- a CDS encoding EAL domain-containing protein, whose product MKQLLAYFLFFITLLFMTQVVQASEKLVFGVYQYQAKESVKQQYQGLSDYLSNALPNHDVELKVFKPTQLLSAIQNNQVQLLLVNPNLYEILRTKASLNGITATQQLIHEGHALDQLGGVIFTKQTNPKIHQLSDLKNQLIAIPSKSNTGAYRVPLYEIYKAGIDYKNLTFKQVGDNDSVVEAVLSGEADVGFVRTGILEKWHNTNRLKLDQIRIINPQKHPRFPHLVSTELYPEWPFIILPGLDENLNRDIAVALFALRAEHPAAKQAGIAGFVAPRDYQKFENLLRTLKFYPYDIQPDITFLELWQQYTTEILIFLVLFILILALLVITARRKEVITLQEQRLKKQNHIDQVLLELPKYAETHSENELLQYALNKIEKILISPISFIHSVSHDQEAIQLLAWSNNTLKAYCHIESYEDHYPISKAGVWAEAARKKQPVVINDYANYQDKKGMPKGHAVLTRMISLPIVEHDKVVMIAGLGNKDTQYTQEDVNTFQLILNEVWRTVKLNRTNQKIIKQKNEFERLLNDLGDDYMVFSHSGAEGVLSYVSAGFTKLFEQPVESILNRSWLLDIDWLPESIDIANNSIQSLLSGEQTTDSFKLQFYTPNYQKLKTILVQQQAVYEDKKLVSIDGLITDITDKNESEQRLKQAATVFESANEGILICDKNNTIVRANQRVEEITGYSEMELLGKNPKIFSSGDQSNKFYKDMWNQLILNGTWEGELWNRRQNGEVYPQRLKISTVFDDNKEPAYFIGLLSDITFEKEHQNALEKMAHFDALTNLPNRFLLSDRISQAIHSIQRTDEMIAIMFVDLDGFKLVNDTYGHQAGDYLLKTLANRLSNSIREGDTVARIGGDEFVVVISSTKDVHEFSFIEHRLLTETSKKVMFENNELNVSSSIGAVYYGHQYGKNMGSEQLLRLADQAMYQAKQQGKNRIQHYAWDNFQGKAELLNAFEQKSFELYYQPKVNCKTGEIISLEGLIRWNHPEKGVVSPFAFLHQIEQFDLTDQLSEFVLQEGVNYLERLNLTRETKIGISLNIQGNSLLHEDFINNLLACFANNSNISPQQVTLEILESASLEAVEKIARQINQLKAKGFKFAIDDFGTGHASLTYLKKLPVNEVKIDQEFIREIFNEPNSLSIIEAIKSMAEAFNLSVVAEGAETPEHIELLLKLGIEYVQGYAIAKPMKETDVDEWINHWKTLPKWSSLEEVAPQNKQLLKARLAHSAWLNNVEKVIVNGHAKQYLHDDAHETCEFGLWLSNYGKTVLDNETLQSVDSLHQEIHQLAKQALKVSKQGNSANLKELSLIKEKTTELNHLITRFEA is encoded by the coding sequence ATGAAGCAACTACTTGCGTATTTTCTTTTTTTCATCACATTGCTATTCATGACGCAAGTTGTTCAAGCATCAGAAAAACTGGTGTTTGGAGTCTACCAATATCAAGCAAAAGAATCCGTTAAGCAACAATATCAAGGGCTTTCCGATTATCTATCGAATGCTTTACCAAACCACGATGTTGAGCTTAAAGTCTTCAAACCTACCCAGCTTCTATCCGCAATACAAAACAACCAAGTCCAACTACTTTTAGTTAACCCCAATCTTTATGAAATATTAAGGACCAAAGCATCCTTAAATGGAATTACGGCTACTCAACAACTTATACATGAAGGCCATGCCCTGGACCAGTTAGGTGGCGTTATCTTCACCAAACAAACAAACCCTAAAATACACCAGCTTTCAGACCTCAAAAATCAACTTATTGCCATCCCATCTAAAAGTAATACAGGGGCTTATCGAGTGCCTCTATACGAAATTTATAAAGCAGGCATTGATTATAAAAACTTAACCTTTAAACAGGTTGGTGATAACGATTCAGTGGTTGAAGCGGTATTATCAGGAGAAGCGGATGTTGGCTTTGTACGGACAGGTATTCTGGAGAAGTGGCACAATACTAATCGGCTTAAATTAGATCAAATACGCATTATCAACCCTCAAAAACACCCAAGGTTTCCTCATCTAGTTTCTACCGAACTGTATCCAGAATGGCCTTTTATTATTTTGCCTGGATTAGATGAAAACCTAAACCGTGATATTGCCGTTGCTCTTTTTGCTTTAAGAGCTGAACACCCTGCTGCAAAACAAGCTGGTATAGCAGGGTTTGTAGCACCCAGAGATTATCAAAAATTTGAGAATTTATTAAGAACATTAAAATTCTATCCTTATGACATTCAGCCAGATATTACCTTCTTAGAATTATGGCAACAATATACGACTGAAATCTTAATTTTTCTTGTTTTATTTATATTGATACTTGCCTTATTAGTTATCACTGCCAGACGTAAAGAGGTGATTACTCTGCAAGAACAGCGTTTAAAGAAACAAAATCATATTGACCAAGTGCTATTAGAACTTCCTAAATACGCTGAAACTCATAGTGAAAACGAATTACTGCAATATGCATTAAATAAAATTGAAAAAATCTTAATCAGCCCGATTAGCTTTATACACTCCGTAAGCCATGACCAAGAAGCCATTCAACTTCTAGCCTGGTCCAATAACACATTAAAAGCCTATTGCCATATAGAGTCTTATGAAGACCATTATCCTATATCAAAAGCGGGCGTTTGGGCCGAAGCAGCGCGCAAAAAGCAACCTGTTGTAATTAATGATTATGCCAATTACCAAGACAAAAAAGGTATGCCAAAAGGCCATGCCGTTCTCACAAGAATGATTTCACTTCCTATTGTAGAGCATGACAAAGTGGTAATGATTGCAGGCTTAGGAAATAAAGACACTCAATACACACAAGAAGATGTTAATACCTTTCAGCTGATTCTAAATGAAGTTTGGCGCACCGTTAAGCTTAACCGTACTAATCAAAAGATAATTAAGCAAAAAAATGAATTTGAACGCCTGTTGAATGACCTTGGTGACGACTATATGGTGTTTTCTCACAGTGGCGCAGAAGGGGTTTTAAGCTATGTATCAGCAGGGTTCACCAAACTTTTTGAACAACCGGTTGAAAGCATCTTAAACCGCTCGTGGCTTTTAGATATTGATTGGTTGCCTGAATCTATTGATATTGCTAATAATAGTATTCAATCCCTGCTTTCTGGCGAACAAACGACTGACTCATTCAAACTTCAATTTTATACGCCAAATTACCAAAAACTGAAGACTATTCTTGTCCAACAACAAGCCGTTTATGAAGACAAGAAGCTCGTTTCAATTGATGGACTAATTACAGATATTACCGATAAAAACGAATCCGAACAAAGATTGAAGCAGGCGGCTACCGTTTTTGAATCTGCGAATGAAGGCATTTTAATTTGCGATAAAAACAATACCATTGTTAGAGCAAATCAACGTGTAGAGGAAATTACCGGTTATTCAGAGATGGAATTGTTAGGTAAAAATCCAAAAATCTTCAGTTCGGGAGATCAAAGCAATAAGTTTTATAAAGATATGTGGAACCAACTAATTCTAAACGGAACCTGGGAAGGTGAATTGTGGAATCGCCGTCAAAATGGTGAAGTGTATCCACAACGCTTAAAGATTAGTACAGTATTTGATGACAACAAAGAGCCCGCCTATTTTATTGGGTTGCTTTCTGATATCACCTTTGAAAAAGAGCACCAAAATGCACTTGAAAAAATGGCGCATTTTGATGCCTTAACCAACCTGCCAAACCGCTTTTTACTCTCTGATCGCATATCACAAGCTATTCATTCTATTCAACGTACTGATGAAATGATTGCCATAATGTTTGTGGATTTAGATGGCTTTAAGCTCGTTAATGATACCTATGGTCACCAAGCAGGTGATTACTTGTTAAAAACCCTCGCTAATCGTTTATCTAACTCAATTAGAGAGGGTGATACCGTAGCTCGCATTGGCGGTGACGAGTTTGTGGTAGTCATTTCGAGTACCAAAGACGTTCATGAATTCTCTTTTATTGAACATAGACTGCTGACTGAGACCTCCAAAAAAGTCATGTTTGAAAACAACGAATTGAATGTCTCTAGCAGTATTGGAGCCGTCTATTACGGACACCAGTACGGAAAAAACATGGGTTCTGAACAACTATTACGTTTAGCTGACCAAGCGATGTATCAAGCAAAACAACAAGGTAAAAATAGAATACAGCATTACGCATGGGATAATTTCCAAGGTAAGGCAGAACTATTAAATGCTTTTGAACAAAAGTCATTTGAGCTCTACTACCAGCCCAAAGTAAACTGTAAGACAGGTGAAATTATCTCTCTAGAAGGCTTAATACGTTGGAATCACCCTGAAAAGGGTGTAGTTAGCCCTTTTGCTTTTTTACATCAAATTGAACAATTTGACCTAACAGATCAACTCAGCGAATTTGTTCTTCAAGAAGGTGTTAATTATTTAGAAAGGTTAAACCTAACCCGTGAAACCAAAATAGGCATTAGCCTTAATATTCAGGGTAACAGCTTATTGCATGAGGATTTTATCAACAACCTTCTAGCTTGCTTTGCTAATAATTCAAATATTTCACCACAACAAGTTACTCTAGAAATTTTAGAAAGTGCCTCTTTGGAGGCCGTTGAAAAAATAGCCAGACAAATAAACCAACTGAAAGCAAAAGGTTTTAAGTTTGCTATTGATGATTTTGGTACGGGACACGCATCACTTACCTATTTAAAAAAGCTACCTGTTAATGAAGTCAAAATAGATCAAGAATTTATTAGAGAGATTTTTAATGAGCCAAATAGTTTAAGTATCATTGAAGCCATTAAGTCGATGGCGGAAGCTTTTAACTTAAGTGTCGTTGCGGAAGGGGCTGAAACTCCAGAACATATAGAACTTCTATTGAAATTAGGGATTGAATACGTACAAGGTTATGCCATTGCTAAACCAATGAAAGAAACTGACGTAGACGAATGGATCAATCACTGGAAAACGCTTCCAAAATGGTCGAGCTTAGAAGAAGTCGCTCCACAAAATAAACAATTACTCAAAGCGCGTTTAGCTCATAGTGCCTGGCTAAACAATGTAGAGAAAGTGATAGTAAATGGTCATGCTAAACAATACCTTCATGACGATGCTCATGAAACCTGCGAATTTGGTTTGTGGTTAAGCAATTACGGAAAAACTGTTTTAGATAACGAAACATTACAATCTGTTGATAGTCTTCATCAAGAGATTCACCAATTAGCCAAGCAAGCCCTTAAAGTAAGCAAGCAAGGTAATTCAGCAAACCTTAAAGAATTAAGCTTAATTAAAGAAAAAACTACTGAATTAAATCATTTAATTACGCGCTTTGAAGCGTAA
- a CDS encoding pyridoxal-phosphate-dependent aminotransferase family protein produces the protein MQSFNPPIRTLMGPGPSDIHPRVLSAMARPTIGHLDPAFVGMMDEIKELLKYAFQTENALTMPVSAPGSAGMETCFVNLVEPGDKVIVCINGVFGGRMKENIERFGGEAIVVEDEWGTAVTPAKVEAACKAHPDAKIVAFVHAETSTGALSDAETICKIAQDNDCLTIVDAVTSLGGVELKVDAWGIDAIYSGTQKCLSCVPGLSPVSFNEKALDKVRNRTTKVPSWFMDLNLVMGYWGQGAKRAYHHTAPVNTLYALHESLVMLKEEGLEASHARHAAAHQQLKAGLKPMGIDFVVSETNRLPQLNTVIIPEGVDDAEVRSRLLNDYNLEIGSGLGALAGKVWRIGLMGDSARKEKVLFCLAALKEVLDK, from the coding sequence ATGCAATCTTTTAATCCACCGATTCGAACATTAATGGGGCCAGGACCATCAGATATTCATCCAAGAGTTCTTTCCGCGATGGCTCGTCCAACTATTGGACATCTTGACCCTGCTTTTGTTGGCATGATGGATGAGATTAAGGAGTTGTTAAAATATGCGTTTCAAACAGAAAATGCCTTAACCATGCCTGTTTCTGCACCAGGTTCTGCTGGAATGGAAACCTGTTTTGTTAATCTTGTTGAACCAGGTGACAAAGTTATCGTTTGTATCAATGGTGTGTTTGGTGGTCGAATGAAAGAGAACATCGAACGTTTTGGTGGTGAAGCGATTGTGGTTGAAGATGAGTGGGGTACTGCGGTGACTCCAGCTAAAGTTGAGGCAGCTTGTAAAGCACACCCTGATGCTAAGATTGTGGCATTTGTACATGCAGAAACCTCAACAGGCGCACTTTCTGATGCTGAAACCATTTGTAAAATTGCACAAGATAACGACTGTTTAACGATTGTTGATGCCGTAACCTCTTTAGGGGGTGTTGAGCTTAAAGTAGATGCATGGGGTATTGATGCAATCTATTCTGGTACTCAGAAATGTTTGTCGTGTGTACCAGGTTTATCACCAGTAAGTTTTAATGAAAAAGCGTTGGATAAAGTTCGTAATCGTACAACGAAAGTACCGAGCTGGTTTATGGATTTAAATCTAGTGATGGGATACTGGGGTCAAGGAGCAAAACGTGCCTATCATCATACGGCGCCAGTAAATACGTTATACGCATTACATGAATCTTTAGTGATGCTGAAAGAAGAAGGGCTGGAAGCTTCTCATGCACGTCATGCCGCTGCACACCAACAGCTTAAAGCAGGCCTAAAGCCAATGGGTATTGATTTTGTAGTATCAGAAACTAACCGTTTACCTCAATTAAACACGGTCATTATCCCAGAAGGTGTAGATGATGCAGAGGTTCGCAGTCGTTTATTAAATGACTATAACCTAGAAATTGGTTCTGGTTTAGGTGCTTTAGCAGGAAAAGTATGGCGTATTGGCCTAATGGGTGATAGTGCCCGTAAAGAAAAAGTTTTGTTCTGTTTAGCGGCACTAAAAGAAGTCTTAGATAAGTAA
- a CDS encoding FAD-linked oxidase C-terminal domain-containing protein — protein MDVIQALEQALNKNCILSSEEACRPYECDGLSAYRQKPLAVALPENAEQVKQVLKICKAHNTPVITRGSGTGLAGGTLPLKNSVVLGLSKLNKILEIDPLQRTAIVQPGVRNIQVSDAAAKYGLYYAPDPSSQVACSIGGNVAENSGGVHCLKYGLTVHNVTSLTVLDMDGEIIRFDEKDDGLDLLALLNGSEGLLGVIIEIKLKLIPKPEAAQLVMAAFKSVKACADAVTSVLKQGIVPAGLEMMDKFSIQAAEDFAQVGYPLEAAALLLCEVDGSHDQVKVDAQRVADILTQNGAYEIRVSQNEKERNELWQGRKNAFPAVGRYSPDYYCMDGTIPRSKLAYVLEEIDKLSEKYGLKVANVFHAGDGNLHPLILYDANKPGELKLTEQFGQEILKLCVDVGGTITGEHGVGVEKLDSMCHQYPEAELEIFHGIKNVFDDSGLLNPGKAVPTLHRCAELGHMHVHNNQLPHPELERF, from the coding sequence ATGGATGTAATCCAAGCTCTAGAGCAAGCGTTAAACAAAAATTGTATTCTATCGAGCGAAGAGGCTTGTCGCCCTTATGAGTGCGACGGCCTCTCTGCCTATCGTCAAAAACCTTTAGCCGTTGCGCTGCCCGAAAATGCCGAGCAGGTAAAACAAGTCCTTAAAATCTGTAAAGCTCACAATACCCCCGTCATTACCCGCGGTTCTGGAACAGGCCTGGCAGGTGGGACACTCCCTCTTAAAAACAGCGTTGTCCTCGGCCTGTCAAAACTCAACAAGATTTTAGAGATTGATCCATTGCAAAGAACCGCCATTGTTCAACCTGGTGTGCGTAATATTCAAGTTTCGGATGCGGCCGCAAAGTATGGTCTCTACTATGCACCAGACCCTTCTTCACAAGTAGCTTGTTCAATCGGCGGCAATGTCGCTGAAAATTCTGGCGGCGTGCATTGTTTAAAGTATGGTTTAACCGTTCACAACGTCACTTCGCTAACCGTGTTAGATATGGACGGTGAAATTATCCGCTTTGATGAAAAAGATGATGGCCTGGATTTGCTCGCCCTTCTCAACGGGTCAGAGGGACTTTTAGGTGTCATTATTGAAATCAAACTGAAATTAATTCCTAAACCTGAAGCAGCTCAATTAGTCATGGCCGCATTTAAATCAGTTAAAGCCTGTGCAGACGCCGTTACTAGCGTATTAAAGCAAGGTATTGTGCCAGCAGGCCTGGAAATGATGGACAAATTTTCTATTCAAGCGGCTGAAGATTTTGCCCAAGTTGGCTACCCACTTGAAGCTGCGGCTTTGTTACTGTGTGAAGTAGATGGCAGTCACGACCAAGTCAAAGTCGATGCACAACGTGTTGCTGACATTCTTACCCAAAATGGCGCCTATGAAATTCGTGTTTCACAAAATGAGAAAGAGCGAAACGAACTTTGGCAAGGTCGTAAAAATGCCTTTCCTGCAGTCGGTCGCTATTCACCAGATTACTACTGCATGGATGGCACCATCCCTCGCAGTAAACTCGCCTATGTGTTAGAAGAAATAGATAAACTTTCTGAAAAATATGGTTTAAAGGTAGCCAATGTATTTCATGCTGGTGACGGTAATTTACACCCATTGATTCTTTACGATGCGAACAAACCCGGAGAGCTAAAACTGACCGAACAATTTGGTCAAGAGATTCTCAAACTCTGTGTCGATGTAGGCGGCACAATCACGGGTGAACATGGTGTGGGTGTCGAAAAATTAGACTCGATGTGTCATCAATACCCAGAGGCCGAACTAGAAATTTTTCATGGCATTAAAAACGTGTTTGATGATTCTGGTTTACTCAATCCGGGTAAAGCTGTTCCAACCCTGCATCGCTGCGCCGAACTCGGTCACATGCATGTGCACAATAACCAATTACCTCACCCTGAATTGGAGCGTTTTTAA
- the cmoB gene encoding tRNA 5-methoxyuridine(34)/uridine 5-oxyacetic acid(34) synthase CmoB, which produces MKQHYDTFWKRLDNERFNEWKEELPALIDVALHPEGNGNLPRWLEALQQVKSFSPNSSFNLNQAAITVAQNSTLNDTEKQILETALRAFHPWRKGPFSIHDIFIDTEWHSDWKWDRVQPHLAPLKGRKVLDIGCGSGYHLWRMAGNQAELAVGVDPSLLSMSQFLVLKHFIGETVPAYFLPLTLEQLPVSNKGGAFDTVFSMGVLYHRRSPIDHIYDLKNQLLPGGELVLETLVIPEDYGQLLLPDDRYAQMRNVWFLPSVNELTHWLERCGFLNVRCVDIDQTSIKEQRTTDWMTWNSLETFLDPEDHNKTIEGYPAPLRAVMVCKKPQ; this is translated from the coding sequence GTGAAGCAACATTACGATACATTTTGGAAACGATTAGATAATGAACGCTTTAACGAGTGGAAAGAGGAACTTCCCGCTCTTATTGACGTCGCTTTGCATCCAGAAGGCAATGGCAATCTGCCTCGCTGGCTAGAAGCATTGCAACAAGTTAAAAGCTTCTCGCCAAATAGTTCATTCAACCTTAATCAAGCCGCTATTACGGTTGCCCAAAATAGCACTTTAAATGATACCGAGAAACAAATTCTCGAAACCGCTTTACGTGCGTTTCATCCTTGGCGTAAAGGACCTTTTTCCATTCATGATATTTTTATTGATACCGAATGGCACTCTGACTGGAAGTGGGATAGGGTTCAACCGCATCTTGCTCCATTAAAAGGACGGAAAGTTTTAGACATTGGTTGTGGCAGCGGCTATCATCTTTGGCGAATGGCAGGCAATCAAGCCGAATTAGCGGTAGGTGTAGACCCTAGTTTATTATCAATGAGCCAGTTCTTAGTATTGAAGCACTTTATTGGCGAAACCGTTCCAGCCTACTTCTTGCCCCTTACTCTCGAGCAATTACCAGTATCAAATAAAGGCGGCGCTTTTGATACGGTGTTCTCTATGGGTGTGCTTTATCATAGACGCTCACCAATTGATCATATTTACGATCTTAAAAATCAACTTTTACCTGGTGGCGAGTTGGTTTTGGAAACATTGGTCATACCAGAAGACTATGGTCAGCTTTTGCTTCCAGACGACCGTTATGCACAAATGCGCAATGTTTGGTTTTTACCTTCAGTAAATGAGTTAACTCATTGGCTAGAACGCTGTGGTTTCTTAAATGTTCGCTGTGTTGATATCGACCAAACCAGTATTAAAGAACAACGCACAACCGATTGGATGACTTGGAATTCTCTTGAAACCTTTCTGGATCCAGAAGACCATAATAAAACCATAGAAGGCTATCCTGCACCGTTAAGAGCTGTTATGGTTTGTAAAAAACCACAATAA
- a CDS encoding FAD-binding protein, which translates to MSLQSSISHYSDQIKQAVIDKQLLQIAGNQSKVPIYEDAQILSIADHTGIVSYDPAELVVTVKAGTRLADLSAALAENNQMLGFEPPEYGDSTIGGTYACALTGPSRPFRGGLRDFVLGTQLIDGQGREMRFGGKMLKNVAGYDVSRMLCGSKGSLALVTELSFKVLPLQEEKTYCIPMPEGEAILLMNKMQGTSLPLTGCAYFEGRFYYRVAGEHPAQDNRVEVSICTNDIWKTLNPFQPQLAPDEKLWRLDVESTNPSIENTIAVGMGGTRRWVASKNKPNHPYVTLWQSRFAPRNNDKPCVQRIKKGLKEVFDPHHIFKDL; encoded by the coding sequence ATGTCGCTGCAAAGTTCAATTTCACATTATTCAGATCAAATTAAACAGGCCGTAATAGACAAACAACTACTGCAAATTGCCGGAAATCAAAGTAAAGTTCCTATATACGAAGATGCTCAAATCCTTTCTATAGCTGACCATACCGGTATTGTTAGTTACGATCCGGCTGAATTAGTCGTGACCGTTAAGGCTGGAACTCGACTAGCCGATTTAAGCGCTGCTTTAGCCGAAAACAATCAAATGCTGGGTTTTGAACCACCTGAATATGGCGATTCAACCATTGGTGGCACCTATGCTTGTGCTTTAACAGGGCCATCGCGTCCTTTTAGAGGCGGATTACGCGACTTTGTTTTAGGCACACAACTGATTGATGGCCAAGGCCGTGAAATGCGTTTTGGCGGTAAAATGCTTAAAAATGTGGCGGGCTATGATGTATCTCGAATGTTGTGTGGTTCAAAAGGTTCATTGGCACTGGTTACAGAATTAAGCTTTAAAGTTTTACCGCTCCAAGAAGAAAAAACCTACTGCATTCCAATGCCAGAAGGTGAGGCCATTTTGCTAATGAATAAAATGCAGGGTACCTCTCTACCACTCACTGGTTGCGCCTATTTTGAAGGTCGATTTTACTATCGTGTTGCGGGTGAGCACCCTGCTCAAGACAATCGTGTTGAAGTCAGCATTTGTACCAATGATATTTGGAAAACGCTTAACCCTTTTCAGCCACAGCTTGCGCCAGATGAAAAATTGTGGCGCTTAGATGTGGAGAGTACCAATCCCTCTATTGAAAACACGATTGCTGTAGGTATGGGTGGTACACGCCGTTGGGTAGCGAGTAAGAATAAACCCAACCATCCTTATGTCACGCTCTGGCAGTCACGTTTTGCGCCTAGAAATAATGATAAACCCTGTGTACAACGTATTAAAAAAGGCCTAAAAGAGGTCTTTGATCCGCATCACATCTTTAAAGATTTATAA